One window of Tenacibaculum maritimum NCIMB 2154 genomic DNA carries:
- a CDS encoding M4 family metallopeptidase — translation MKKKYITSVLLSPFFFIGLSSVEAQELKKIKQIKLEKSSKYSLERAPELLKKKLKMSAEDHLMRVKTEVDDLGFTHEKYQQSFKGVKVEFATYMAHAKKGKLKTMNGEFYDVGAVNIIPKLSRKAAFDRALEHTGAEKYLWETPEAAKEMNNYKKPKGELLILPKEVIGTKEARLAYKFDIFATKPLSRGYLYIDAHTGEALFFNAIIKHADKFGHIGAVKKSEKVDVKKTLKTMFASGTAATRYSGTRTIETTLSGASYILADATRKIYTRDAKNQGPGFNYPYVTNYDEFTDNDNNWTSAEHSTNKDDAALDAHWGAMMTYDYFKNNHNRDSYDGNGAQIRSYVHVDNNYDNAFWNGAVMSYGDGSSNGSEGNGYFDALTSIDVAAHEIGHAICSHTADLAYQRESGGLNEGFSDIWGAAVEHFAKGNGNDLAPDATVWLIGDEIDRRTGSVALRSMSNPNERNQPDTYGGTYWKEPNCGTPSQSNDYCGVHTNSGVLNYWFYLLTAGGAGTNDINNMFNVTAIGMIKSAKIAYRTEANYLSANATFADARAGSITAATDLYGENSDEVKSVTNAWYAVGVGEAYVENCALAAPGGFESSNINDNDFTLSWTAVSEAISYIVTVNESSYTVNGTSKLITGLVEGTTYTCTVKANCSSGGSGEVSTIAVTTTGVKPISYCTSKGENVSDEYIQRVELGSIDNSSDGGNGYSDYTSISTDLIKGVSNTIKITPKWNGAVYSEGYGVWIDYNGDGDFSDAGETVWTKAPSKDTAVSGSFSVPSSALEGSTRMRVVLKYNATPSACEGAISYGEVEDYTIHIVGANSDTQSPTAPTGLSVSNITQTTATLSWLASTDNVGVKEYEIFNGGSSIGVVTGTSANITGLTANTTYSYSVKSKDAAGNVSESSSSLVFTTLGVELNYCSSKGNRSTYEWIDYVSLGGMSHSSSSDGGYGDFTSKVANVSQGSTNQLIVSAGFRSSSYTEFFTVWIDFNQNGVFESSEEVVSGSSRSSSNRTAEITIPSSAKLGSTRMRVSMKYNSKSTPCESFADGEVEDYTVNITAAGSFNGIFEEIEGEPLASEAVTSFMVFPNPATNFVQVKSNSSNNLVYKIVNPIGQVVKTGKMKDDNGVDVSKLEPGLYIIEVNDGQKSMTTNFVKD, via the coding sequence ATGAAAAAAAAGTATATTACAAGTGTGTTATTATCCCCTTTCTTTTTTATTGGATTGTCTTCTGTAGAAGCTCAAGAATTAAAAAAGATAAAACAGATTAAATTAGAAAAATCATCAAAATATTCTTTGGAAAGAGCACCTGAGCTATTAAAGAAAAAACTGAAAATGTCAGCTGAAGATCACCTGATGAGAGTTAAAACGGAAGTTGATGATTTAGGATTTACACATGAAAAATACCAACAATCATTTAAAGGAGTTAAAGTAGAATTTGCTACTTATATGGCTCATGCTAAGAAAGGAAAGTTAAAAACGATGAATGGGGAGTTTTATGATGTAGGAGCGGTAAATATTATACCTAAGCTTTCTAGGAAAGCTGCATTTGATAGAGCTTTAGAGCATACTGGAGCAGAAAAATATCTTTGGGAAACACCTGAAGCTGCGAAAGAGATGAATAATTATAAAAAACCTAAAGGAGAATTACTCATTTTACCTAAAGAAGTTATAGGAACTAAAGAAGCTAGGCTAGCTTATAAATTTGATATTTTTGCTACAAAACCTTTGAGTAGAGGATACTTATATATAGATGCTCATACAGGAGAAGCTTTATTTTTTAATGCAATTATAAAACATGCTGATAAATTTGGTCATATAGGAGCGGTTAAAAAATCAGAGAAAGTAGATGTAAAGAAAACTTTAAAAACGATGTTTGCTTCAGGAACGGCAGCAACTAGGTATAGTGGAACAAGAACTATTGAAACAACCTTAAGTGGGGCTAGTTATATTTTGGCAGATGCGACAAGAAAGATATATACTCGTGATGCTAAAAATCAAGGGCCTGGGTTTAATTATCCGTATGTAACTAATTATGATGAGTTTACGGATAATGATAATAATTGGACTTCTGCTGAGCATAGTACTAATAAGGATGATGCTGCTTTAGATGCACACTGGGGAGCTATGATGACGTATGATTATTTTAAGAACAACCATAATAGAGATAGTTATGATGGTAATGGAGCTCAAATTCGTAGTTATGTGCATGTAGATAATAATTATGATAATGCGTTTTGGAATGGGGCTGTTATGTCTTATGGAGATGGTTCTTCTAACGGGAGTGAAGGCAATGGTTATTTTGATGCTTTGACCTCAATAGATGTGGCTGCGCACGAAATAGGACATGCTATTTGTAGTCATACAGCAGATTTAGCTTATCAGAGAGAATCAGGAGGCTTGAATGAAGGTTTTTCAGATATTTGGGGAGCTGCAGTAGAGCATTTTGCAAAAGGAAATGGAAATGATTTAGCACCAGACGCTACAGTATGGTTGATAGGAGATGAAATTGATAGAAGAACAGGGTCGGTAGCATTGAGGTCTATGAGTAATCCAAATGAGAGAAATCAGCCAGATACATATGGAGGTACTTATTGGAAAGAGCCTAATTGTGGTACGCCAAGTCAATCTAATGATTACTGTGGAGTTCATACGAATTCAGGTGTTTTAAATTATTGGTTTTATTTGTTAACTGCAGGAGGAGCAGGAACAAATGATATTAATAATATGTTTAATGTTACGGCAATTGGAATGATAAAATCTGCTAAAATAGCCTATCGTACAGAAGCTAATTATTTATCAGCTAATGCTACTTTTGCAGATGCAAGGGCAGGTTCTATTACTGCAGCTACTGATTTGTATGGAGAAAATAGTGATGAGGTAAAATCTGTGACAAATGCATGGTATGCTGTTGGTGTTGGAGAAGCTTATGTAGAAAACTGTGCACTAGCTGCTCCGGGTGGATTTGAAAGTTCTAATATAAATGACAATGATTTTACGTTATCATGGACAGCTGTTTCAGAAGCAATTTCTTATATAGTAACAGTAAATGAGAGTTCATATACAGTAAATGGTACCTCTAAGTTAATTACAGGTTTAGTAGAGGGTACAACATATACTTGTACGGTAAAAGCAAATTGTTCTTCAGGAGGAAGTGGTGAAGTTTCTACAATTGCTGTAACTACTACAGGGGTTAAACCTATTTCTTATTGTACCTCAAAAGGAGAAAATGTATCGGATGAGTACATACAACGTGTAGAGTTAGGAAGTATTGATAATAGTTCAGATGGAGGTAATGGGTACTCTGATTACACTTCAATATCAACAGATTTAATAAAAGGAGTATCAAATACGATAAAAATTACTCCAAAATGGAATGGAGCTGTATATAGTGAGGGTTATGGTGTTTGGATTGATTATAACGGAGATGGAGATTTTTCAGATGCAGGAGAAACAGTTTGGACAAAAGCACCTTCTAAGGATACTGCAGTTAGTGGTTCATTTAGCGTGCCATCATCAGCATTAGAAGGTTCAACAAGAATGCGCGTAGTTTTAAAATACAATGCAACTCCAAGCGCATGTGAAGGAGCTATATCTTATGGCGAGGTTGAAGATTATACAATACATATAGTAGGGGCGAATTCTGATACTCAATCTCCAACGGCTCCAACAGGATTGTCAGTATCTAATATCACGCAAACGACAGCAACGTTGAGTTGGTTAGCATCAACGGATAATGTAGGTGTAAAGGAATATGAAATTTTTAATGGAGGATCAAGCATAGGAGTAGTAACAGGAACATCGGCTAATATAACAGGTTTAACGGCAAATACGACTTATTCATATAGTGTAAAGTCAAAGGATGCAGCGGGTAATGTTTCAGAGTCAAGTAGTAGTTTGGTTTTTACAACTTTGGGAGTAGAGTTAAATTACTGTTCGTCAAAAGGAAATCGTTCTACATATGAGTGGATTGATTATGTATCTTTAGGAGGTATGAGTCATAGTAGCTCATCAGATGGCGGTTATGGAGATTTTACATCAAAAGTAGCGAATGTATCTCAAGGAAGTACGAACCAATTGATTGTTAGTGCAGGTTTTAGAAGTAGTTCATATACAGAATTTTTTACAGTATGGATTGATTTTAATCAAAATGGAGTTTTTGAATCAAGTGAGGAGGTAGTTTCAGGATCATCTAGAAGTTCATCAAACAGAACAGCAGAGATAACGATACCATCTTCGGCTAAATTAGGATCAACAAGAATGCGAGTTTCTATGAAGTATAATTCAAAATCAACTCCATGTGAGAGTTTTGCAGATGGCGAGGTCGAAGATTATACTGTAAATATTACCGCAGCAGGAAGTTTTAATGGTATCTTTGAAGAAATCGAAGGAGAGCCTTTGGCAAGTGAAGCAGTCACTAGTTTTATGGTATTCCCTAACCCAGCAACAAACTTTGTACAGGTAAAATCAAATTCTAGCAATAATTTAGTTTATAAAATTGTAAATCCAATTGGGCAGGTAGTAAAAACAGGAAAAATGAAAGATGATAATGGTGTTGATGTTTCTAAATTGGAGCCAGGGTTATATATCATAGAGGTTAACGATGGTCAAAAATCAATGACTACTAATTTTGTTAAAGACTAA
- a CDS encoding GEVED domain-containing protein, with translation MKNKITLAFLSLLFIGVTYAQDRRTCHAMENLEYRKSLDPELKRKMAEIERFTQRKITEKERYHGKVSGEIITLPVVVHILYTNSTNNISDAQIQSQLDVLNADFRRTNSDATNKWSQAADTQIEFKLATIDPNGNPTTGITRTAVSTATWGTNDAMKKTSTGGVNAWNTAEYLNMWIVDNIKSGSNTILGYAQFPGGDASTDGVVMADQYFGTVGTAQAPFDGGRTTTHEVGHYLNLRHIWGDGPCGSDDFVADTPESDAPNYGCVTGHNSCGSEDMVQNYMDYSDDSCMNLFTVGQKNRMRAILEAGGSRRSLALSDKFGEGATCTATVPTGVATSGVTSSSVSVTWSSVSGATYSVRYRIAGSTSWVTKDVASTSTTLSGLSASTQYEIQVRSKCTSGNSNYSASVSVTTSTVTISYCTSKGENVSDEYIQRVELGSIDNSSDGGNGYSDYTSISTDLIKGVSNTIKITPKWNGAVYSEGYGVWIDYNGDGDFSDAGETVWTKAPSKDTAVSGSFSVPSSALEGSTRMRVVLKYNATPSACEGAISYGEVEDYTIRIVGANSDTQSPTAPTGLSVSNITQTTATLSWLASTDNVGVKEYEIFNGGSSIGVVTGTSANITGLTANTTYSYSVKSKDAAGNVSESSSSLVFTTLGVELNYCSSKGNRSTYEWIDYVSLGGMSHSSSSDGGYGDFTSKVANVSQGSTNQLIVSAGFRSSSYTEFFTVWIDFNQNGVFESSEEVVSGSSRSSSNRTAEITIPSSAKLGSTRMRVSMKYNSKSTPCESFADGEVEDYTVNITAAGTSRDSEFLDIEALGNESADYLAVFPNPTTSYVKITLRSAKGLTYKIVNTIGQVVKAGVVNDVINVSKLKSGLYILEVNDGQKSKAVKLMKR, from the coding sequence ATGAAAAACAAAATTACTTTAGCATTTTTAAGCCTGCTTTTTATAGGTGTCACTTACGCGCAAGATAGAAGGACTTGCCATGCAATGGAAAACTTAGAATACCGTAAATCTTTAGATCCAGAGCTTAAAAGAAAGATGGCAGAAATAGAGAGATTTACACAAAGAAAAATTACAGAGAAAGAAAGGTATCATGGAAAGGTATCGGGAGAAATAATAACACTACCAGTTGTTGTACATATATTATATACCAATTCAACAAATAATATTAGCGATGCACAGATCCAATCTCAGTTAGATGTATTGAATGCAGATTTTAGAAGAACAAACTCAGATGCAACTAATAAATGGTCTCAAGCAGCTGATACTCAAATAGAATTTAAACTAGCAACGATTGATCCTAATGGAAATCCAACAACAGGAATTACAAGAACAGCCGTTAGTACCGCTACTTGGGGAACTAATGATGCTATGAAAAAAACTTCTACAGGTGGGGTAAATGCTTGGAATACTGCGGAATACTTAAATATGTGGATTGTAGATAATATAAAAAGTGGATCAAATACTATTTTAGGTTATGCTCAGTTTCCTGGGGGAGACGCTTCTACAGATGGAGTGGTAATGGCAGATCAGTATTTCGGTACGGTAGGAACTGCTCAAGCGCCTTTTGATGGAGGTAGAACAACAACTCATGAAGTTGGTCACTACTTGAATTTACGTCATATTTGGGGAGATGGACCTTGTGGTTCAGATGATTTTGTTGCTGATACGCCAGAGTCTGATGCGCCGAATTATGGATGTGTTACAGGGCATAATTCTTGTGGTTCAGAAGATATGGTTCAAAATTATATGGACTATTCTGATGATTCATGTATGAATTTATTTACGGTAGGGCAAAAGAATAGAATGAGAGCTATTTTAGAAGCTGGTGGTTCTCGTAGAAGTTTAGCTTTATCAGATAAATTTGGTGAAGGAGCAACATGTACAGCTACAGTGCCTACTGGAGTTGCAACTTCAGGGGTAACTTCTTCAAGTGTGTCAGTAACTTGGTCTTCGGTATCAGGTGCAACTTATAGCGTAAGATATCGTATTGCAGGAAGTACTTCTTGGGTAACCAAAGATGTTGCTTCGACATCTACTACATTAAGTGGATTATCGGCATCAACTCAATATGAAATTCAGGTCCGTAGTAAGTGTACATCAGGAAATTCTAATTACAGTGCATCAGTGAGTGTTACAACTTCTACAGTAACTATTTCCTATTGTACCTCAAAAGGAGAAAATGTATCGGATGAGTACATACAACGTGTAGAGTTAGGAAGTATTGATAATAGTTCAGATGGAGGTAATGGGTACTCTGATTACACTTCAATATCAACAGATTTAATAAAAGGAGTATCAAATACGATAAAAATTACTCCAAAATGGAATGGAGCTGTATATAGTGAGGGTTATGGTGTTTGGATTGATTATAACGGAGATGGAGATTTTTCAGATGCAGGAGAAACAGTTTGGACAAAAGCACCTTCTAAGGATACTGCAGTTAGTGGTTCATTTAGCGTGCCATCATCAGCATTAGAAGGTTCAACAAGAATGCGCGTAGTTTTAAAATACAATGCAACTCCAAGCGCATGTGAAGGAGCTATATCTTATGGCGAGGTTGAAGATTATACAATACGTATAGTAGGAGCGAATTCTGATACTCAATCTCCAACGGCGCCAACAGGATTGTCAGTGTCTAATATCACGCAAACGACAGCAACGTTGAGTTGGTTAGCATCAACGGATAATGTAGGTGTAAAGGAATATGAAATTTTTAATGGAGGATCAAGCATAGGAGTAGTAACAGGAACATCGGCTAATATAACAGGTTTAACGGCAAATACGACTTATTCATATAGTGTAAAGTCAAAGGATGCAGCGGGTAATGTTTCAGAGTCAAGTAGTAGTTTAGTTTTTACAACTTTGGGAGTAGAGTTAAATTACTGTTCGTCAAAAGGAAATCGTTCTACATATGAGTGGATTGATTATGTATCTTTAGGAGGTATGAGTCATAGTAGCTCATCAGATGGCGGTTATGGAGATTTTACATCAAAAGTAGCGAATGTATCTCAAGGAAGTACGAACCAATTGATTGTTAGTGCAGGTTTTAGAAGTAGTTCATATACAGAATTTTTTACAGTATGGATTGATTTTAATCAAAATGGAGTTTTTGAATCAAGTGAGGAGGTAGTTTCAGGATCATCTAGAAGTTCATCAAACAGAACAGCAGAGATAACGATACCATCTTCGGCTAAATTAGGATCAACAAGAATGCGAGTTTCTATGAAGTATAATTCAAAATCAACTCCATGTGAGAGTTTTGCAGATGGCGAGGTCGAAGATTATACCGTAAATATTACCGCAGCAGGAACAAGTAGAGATTCAGAATTCTTAGATATTGAAGCTCTGGGGAATGAATCAGCAGATTATTTAGCAGTATTTCCAAATCCAACTACAAGCTATGTGAAAATAACATTGAGGTCGGCTAAAGGTTTAACGTATAAAATTGTAAATACCATTGGGCAGGTAGTGAAAGCAGGAGTTGTTAATGATGTTATTAATGTGTCTAAACTGAAATCAGGATTATACATATTAGAAGTTAATGATGGTCAGAAATCAAAAGCAGTTAAGTTGATGAAAAGATAA
- a CDS encoding ABC transporter ATP-binding protein → MLEIQQLNISFKNNIVIENLSFSIEKKQIIGMVGESGSGKSISSLAIMGLLPKNASLNGKILFNNNNLTSYTNKQFQKIRGNKISMIFQEPMSSLNPTLTCGYQVSEVLKLHSNLSSTEIKEEALSIFEKVKLPNPKQIYSSYPHQISGGQKQRVMIAIAIACKPKLLIADEPTTALDVTVQKEIIKLLKEIQQESEMSILFISHDLALVSEIADKIVVMYKGKVVEKGTKKDVFVYPKKDYTKALINSKPKLSARLKKLPTVFDFMNNNVDLSIYSQESRAVFHKKLYHQPPLLEIIHLNKQFISNSSFFRTPKITHAVNDVSFKIYEGETLGLVGESGCGKTTLGRTILQLEKPTSGQIIYKGKDILKLKKREIQNLRKEIQIIFQDPFSSLNPRITIGEAILEPMRVHRILPSKTTRKEYVIKLLKKVGLSENHFYRYPHEFSGGQRQRIGIARTIALQPKLIVCDESVSALDVSVQAQVLNLLNHLKSEFNFTYIFISHDLSVVKYMADQLVVMNKGKIEEIDDADIIYRNPKTEYTKTLIDAIPKGI, encoded by the coding sequence ATGCTAGAAATACAACAATTAAACATTTCATTTAAAAACAATATTGTCATTGAAAACCTTTCTTTTTCTATAGAAAAAAAACAAATTATAGGAATGGTAGGTGAAAGTGGTAGTGGAAAATCTATTAGTTCACTAGCTATCATGGGACTGCTCCCTAAAAACGCATCTCTCAATGGCAAAATATTATTCAATAATAACAACCTAACATCTTACACAAATAAACAGTTTCAAAAAATTAGAGGAAACAAAATTTCTATGATTTTTCAAGAACCTATGAGTTCTTTAAACCCTACTTTAACATGTGGATACCAGGTTTCAGAAGTATTAAAATTGCATTCAAACCTTTCTTCAACAGAAATAAAAGAAGAAGCCCTTTCTATTTTTGAAAAGGTAAAATTACCAAACCCTAAGCAAATTTACAGTTCTTATCCTCATCAAATTAGCGGTGGTCAAAAACAACGGGTAATGATTGCAATTGCAATTGCCTGTAAACCAAAACTATTAATTGCCGACGAACCAACTACAGCTCTCGATGTAACCGTTCAAAAAGAAATTATAAAGCTACTAAAAGAAATACAACAAGAAAGTGAAATGAGTATTCTATTCATTTCACACGACTTGGCTTTGGTTTCTGAAATTGCAGATAAAATAGTAGTCATGTACAAAGGAAAGGTTGTAGAAAAAGGAACAAAAAAAGATGTTTTTGTGTATCCTAAAAAGGATTATACCAAAGCTCTTATAAATTCTAAGCCCAAATTATCTGCGCGTCTTAAAAAGCTACCCACAGTCTTTGATTTTATGAATAATAATGTTGATTTATCTATTTACTCACAAGAGAGTCGTGCTGTTTTTCATAAAAAACTATATCATCAACCTCCCTTACTTGAAATCATTCATCTTAACAAACAGTTTATTTCTAATAGTTCCTTTTTTCGTACCCCAAAAATTACTCATGCTGTTAATGACGTTTCTTTCAAGATCTATGAAGGAGAAACTTTAGGTTTAGTAGGAGAGTCTGGATGTGGGAAAACCACCTTGGGCCGTACTATATTACAGTTAGAAAAACCTACATCGGGTCAAATTATATACAAAGGAAAAGACATTCTCAAACTTAAAAAAAGAGAGATACAAAACTTAAGAAAAGAAATACAAATTATTTTTCAAGATCCCTTTTCTTCACTAAATCCAAGAATAACTATAGGAGAAGCAATTCTTGAGCCAATGCGAGTACATCGTATTTTACCCTCCAAAACAACCCGAAAAGAATACGTGATAAAATTATTAAAAAAAGTTGGTTTATCTGAAAATCATTTCTACCGCTACCCTCATGAATTTTCGGGAGGGCAGCGCCAACGTATAGGAATTGCAAGAACAATAGCACTTCAACCAAAGTTAATTGTTTGTGATGAATCGGTTTCGGCCTTGGATGTTTCTGTTCAAGCACAGGTACTAAACCTTTTAAATCACCTAAAATCTGAGTTTAATTTTACGTATATTTTTATATCTCACGACTTATCTGTTGTAAAATATATGGCGGATCAACTGGTTGTTATGAACAAAGGGAAAATTGAAGAAATAGACGATGCTGATATCATTTATAGAAATCCCAAAACCGAATATACTAAAACTTTAATCGATGCTATTCCTAAAGGAATTTAA
- a CDS encoding sugar phosphate nucleotidyltransferase — MKIIVPMAGIGSRLRPHTLTIPKPLTVIAGKPIVQRLVEDIISVVNQPIEEIAFIIGTTAKGFPTNTEETLKNIAAELGAKGSVYVQEQALGTAHALHCAKESLSGPCVIAYADTLFKADFTLDANADGAVWVKQVKDPSAFGVIKLNDGVITDFVEKPKEFVSDLAIIGIYYFKDGDKVREEIEHLINNDLKENGEYQLTNVLESLKKQGAQFIPGKVDVWMDCGKKDPTVDTNKQVLEFEKAEGNNLVSNDVILENSEVIQPCFIGKNVTLKNTKVGPFVSIGANSTVDNSTITNSLIQSNVQISNAKLDNAMIGNHAKYNGEYTSVSIGDYTELI, encoded by the coding sequence ATGAAAATAATCGTACCAATGGCCGGAATCGGCTCTCGTTTAAGACCCCACACATTAACTATCCCCAAACCGTTGACTGTTATTGCAGGAAAGCCAATTGTTCAAAGGCTCGTAGAAGACATTATCTCTGTAGTAAACCAGCCTATAGAGGAAATCGCCTTTATTATAGGCACTACAGCAAAAGGTTTTCCAACAAACACTGAAGAAACCCTAAAAAATATTGCAGCTGAGCTAGGAGCTAAAGGCTCTGTATATGTTCAAGAGCAAGCTCTAGGAACGGCACATGCTTTACACTGTGCTAAAGAATCTTTGAGTGGTCCTTGCGTTATTGCTTATGCAGACACTCTATTCAAAGCAGACTTTACGTTAGATGCTAATGCTGATGGTGCTGTTTGGGTAAAGCAAGTGAAAGACCCTAGTGCTTTTGGCGTTATAAAATTAAATGATGGAGTTATCACAGACTTTGTTGAAAAACCAAAAGAATTTGTATCTGATTTAGCAATTATCGGAATCTATTATTTTAAAGACGGTGATAAAGTTAGAGAAGAAATAGAACATTTAATTAACAACGACCTAAAAGAAAATGGCGAGTACCAATTAACAAATGTTTTAGAATCTTTAAAAAAACAAGGTGCTCAGTTTATTCCTGGAAAAGTAGATGTTTGGATGGATTGTGGTAAGAAAGATCCTACCGTAGACACCAACAAACAAGTTCTAGAGTTTGAAAAAGCCGAAGGAAATAATCTAGTATCTAACGATGTTATTTTAGAGAACTCTGAAGTCATTCAACCTTGCTTTATTGGTAAAAATGTAACATTAAAAAATACCAAAGTAGGTCCTTTTGTTTCTATCGGAGCAAATAGCACTGTTGATAACTCAACTATTACAAACTCCCTTATTCAATCAAATGTTCAGATTTCAAACGCAAAATTGGACAATGCTATGATTGGAAATCATGCAAAATACAACGGTGAATACACATCAGTAAGCATCGGAGATTATACTGAGTTAATTTAA
- a CDS encoding tetratricopeptide repeat protein — protein MLKRIVLITFIGLLCNPSFSFAQSESSLVVLEKQQVAFQDFFFKALSNKAIENYQKAIENLENCNQIIPNNKAVLFEFSKNYLKLNRFFEAIEYGNKALKAAPQNLWILEHLVTVYRKNRDFTEAIKIQQKIINKHPLKKRKLVFLYLENRNYSAAKTVLQELEEAKLLTPRLRRIKDSLRKREVANKSKKNTVNNYSSEINKSFTQLKEMLNKYNSTQNNAHLLKYSQKGIDLYPAQPFVYLMKARALNNQKSYKKAIETLQNGIDFVIDNHAMEVSFYLELAKAHQGIGNIKEAKKYRKKAKK, from the coding sequence ATGTTAAAAAGGATTGTGCTTATTACTTTTATAGGATTATTGTGCAATCCTTCTTTCTCTTTTGCGCAAAGCGAAAGTTCTTTGGTTGTTTTGGAGAAACAGCAAGTGGCATTTCAAGATTTTTTCTTTAAAGCACTCTCTAACAAAGCAATTGAAAATTACCAAAAAGCAATTGAAAACCTAGAGAATTGCAACCAAATTATCCCTAATAATAAAGCTGTTTTATTTGAATTTTCAAAAAATTACTTAAAACTTAATCGTTTTTTTGAAGCTATTGAATATGGAAACAAAGCATTAAAAGCAGCTCCCCAAAACCTGTGGATTTTAGAGCATTTAGTAACTGTCTATAGAAAAAACAGAGACTTCACTGAAGCTATCAAAATCCAACAAAAAATTATTAATAAACACCCTCTCAAAAAGCGAAAACTCGTTTTTTTATACTTAGAAAACAGAAATTATAGTGCCGCTAAAACTGTTTTACAAGAACTAGAAGAAGCTAAACTACTGACTCCTAGATTGCGTAGAATAAAAGATAGCCTAAGAAAAAGAGAAGTAGCCAATAAATCTAAAAAAAACACTGTAAACAATTACAGCTCTGAAATCAACAAATCGTTTACTCAATTAAAAGAAATGTTGAATAAATATAATAGTACTCAAAACAATGCTCACTTATTAAAATATAGTCAAAAAGGAATTGACTTATACCCTGCCCAGCCTTTTGTTTACTTGATGAAAGCAAGAGCTTTAAATAATCAAAAATCATATAAAAAAGCGATTGAAACTTTACAAAATGGCATTGATTTTGTTATAGACAATCATGCTATGGAGGTCAGCTTTTATTTAGAATTAGCGAAAGCTCACCAAGGAATTGGGAATATAAAAGAAGCTAAAAAATATCGTAAAAAAGCTAAAAAATGA
- a CDS encoding DUF4292 domain-containing protein — MKILKYILILSVVFTSCKTTKNAIGKNVASKKTSTKKIIRKHINANFDKESVNAKFKVHYKNSTENIGFSVQLKIKKDEVIWLKGKKFITVFKAKITPTTVSYYSPYKKDYFEGDFSLLKKLLGIDINFNQLQNMLLGQAILDLKEKRHTSTILNNSYVLSPKKQASLFDIFYHINPSHFKLNKQTLINPSKNERLDISYPKYSLKNGDIFPQEIKLKATSPNAFTNITMVTKSVAFNTPLNISFQIPSGYKRIDF, encoded by the coding sequence ATGAAAATTTTAAAATATATTTTAATTTTAAGTGTTGTTTTTACCTCTTGTAAAACTACTAAGAATGCCATTGGTAAAAATGTTGCTTCCAAAAAGACGTCCACTAAAAAAATTATACGAAAACACATCAATGCTAACTTCGATAAAGAGAGTGTCAATGCTAAGTTTAAAGTTCATTACAAAAATTCAACTGAGAATATTGGATTTTCAGTTCAGCTGAAAATAAAAAAAGACGAAGTCATATGGTTAAAAGGAAAAAAATTCATTACTGTGTTTAAAGCTAAAATCACACCAACTACAGTAAGCTACTATTCTCCTTATAAAAAAGATTATTTCGAAGGAGATTTTTCACTTCTAAAAAAACTATTAGGCATTGATATCAATTTCAATCAGTTACAAAATATGTTATTAGGACAAGCTATACTGGATCTTAAAGAAAAAAGACACACAAGTACTATCTTAAATAATTCTTATGTCCTTTCTCCTAAAAAACAAGCGAGCTTATTTGACATATTTTATCATATAAACCCTTCTCATTTCAAACTAAACAAACAAACTTTAATTAACCCTTCAAAAAACGAACGATTAGATATTTCCTATCCAAAATATTCTTTGAAAAATGGGGATATCTTTCCGCAAGAGATAAAACTCAAAGCAACATCCCCTAATGCATTCACCAATATTACAATGGTTACTAAATCAGTTGCTTTTAACACACCTCTAAATATTTCTTTTCAAATTCCTTCGGGCTATAAACGCATTGATTTCTAG